A genomic segment from Thermodesulfobacteriota bacterium encodes:
- a CDS encoding methyl-accepting chemotaxis protein has protein sequence MKVRIGTKLAVGFIVPMLSMLIIGGWTYFANQNVKLSALLTRDESVVFQRTAQEMKAHVIQVQQWLTDISATRGQDGLNDGFDKAEEHRQSFLAGLNKFKEMYTRENNRQGLDALKALEAEFEAYHATGKKMAQAYIAHGPAGGNKLMGEFDGTAEALWKTLDPLVEGQTREVNQSMAAILASIEKMTWGTMLIGIPALLVTAVLGLVIARGISRPVNHLRDVAEKLSAGDTSVSIEVKSLDETGDLAASFKKMVAQLNDLLAEIDLLTRSAVEGKLDTRGDTGKFGGDYGKIIHGINDTLDAVTGPLKTAAEYVRQISRGDLPAKITDDYKGDFNEIKNSLNSMIDNLTGFAVNVRTVAEQVASGSEELNAAATQMSQGTSEQAASIEEVSSSMEEMNASVVQNADNAKQTAVIAKDAAQNARESGDAVVQAVGAMKQIAEKITIIEEIARQTNLLALNAAIEAARAGEHGRGFAVVAAEVRKLAERSQTAAQEIANLSGSSVKVAESAGRLVAELVPNIQKTADLVQEISASSGEQARGIEQATQAIEQLNQVVQQNAGSAEEVASSSEELSAQAEQLLNAAEFFKTGEGARQITAHAGIRRVKRPKAPSPAMQLSPAAGPVTQTHEKKVDSSTGDNLGQAGSKAVDLILEPDNKDEQEFERF, from the coding sequence ATGAAAGTAAGGATAGGTACAAAACTGGCCGTTGGTTTCATTGTCCCCATGCTTTCTATGCTGATCATTGGCGGATGGACGTATTTTGCAAACCAGAACGTTAAATTGAGCGCGCTCCTGACCAGGGATGAAAGCGTGGTTTTCCAGAGGACCGCGCAAGAGATGAAGGCGCACGTCATACAGGTACAGCAGTGGCTGACGGATATCTCAGCGACACGCGGGCAGGACGGCCTGAATGACGGCTTTGATAAGGCAGAGGAGCACAGGCAATCTTTTTTAGCCGGGCTGAATAAGTTTAAAGAGATGTATACCCGGGAAAATAATCGCCAGGGACTGGATGCCCTGAAGGCACTGGAAGCAGAGTTTGAAGCCTATCATGCCACCGGAAAAAAGATGGCCCAGGCCTACATAGCCCATGGGCCGGCCGGAGGTAACAAACTCATGGGGGAATTTGACGGTACGGCCGAGGCCCTCTGGAAGACCCTAGATCCTTTAGTCGAGGGGCAGACCCGGGAAGTGAATCAGAGTATGGCGGCGATACTGGCCTCGATTGAAAAGATGACCTGGGGCACCATGCTCATCGGGATACCGGCCTTACTGGTGACTGCTGTCCTGGGCTTGGTTATAGCGCGGGGGATTTCCAGGCCGGTCAATCATCTTCGCGACGTAGCCGAGAAGTTGTCTGCCGGTGATACCTCGGTTTCCATAGAGGTCAAGAGCCTGGATGAGACCGGTGACCTGGCCGCATCATTTAAGAAGATGGTGGCGCAACTAAACGACCTGCTTGCAGAGATAGACCTGCTCACCAGGTCTGCGGTGGAAGGAAAACTCGATACCCGTGGCGATACCGGGAAATTCGGCGGTGATTATGGAAAGATTATCCACGGCATAAATGATACCCTCGATGCTGTAACCGGCCCCCTGAAGACCGCAGCCGAATACGTCCGTCAGATCAGCAGAGGCGACCTCCCGGCAAAGATCACAGATGACTATAAGGGTGACTTTAACGAGATCAAGAACAGCCTGAACAGCATGATCGATAATCTTACCGGTTTTGCCGTCAATGTACGGACAGTGGCCGAGCAGGTGGCTTCAGGCAGCGAGGAGCTTAATGCTGCTGCCACGCAGATGTCCCAGGGCACGTCCGAACAGGCGGCAAGCATCGAGGAGGTATCCAGCTCCATGGAGGAGATGAATGCCTCGGTAGTGCAGAATGCGGATAACGCCAAGCAGACGGCGGTTATTGCAAAAGATGCGGCTCAAAATGCCAGGGAGAGCGGTGATGCAGTGGTGCAGGCGGTAGGGGCCATGAAACAGATCGCGGAAAAAATAACCATTATCGAAGAGATTGCCAGACAGACCAACCTTTTGGCCTTGAATGCGGCCATTGAGGCGGCCCGGGCCGGAGAACATGGGCGGGGCTTTGCCGTGGTGGCGGCCGAGGTACGGAAGCTGGCCGAACGCAGCCAGACCGCGGCCCAGGAGATTGCCAATCTGTCGGGGAGCAGCGTCAAGGTGGCCGAAAGTGCCGGCCGTCTGGTAGCTGAACTGGTTCCCAATATACAGAAGACCGCCGATCTCGTTCAGGAGATCAGCGCCTCCAGTGGAGAGCAGGCCCGGGGGATAGAACAGGCCACCCAGGCTATTGAACAACTTAATCAGGTGGTGCAACAGAATGCCGGTAGTGCAGAAGAGGTGGCCAGTTCCTCTGAAGAGCTTTCCGCTCAGGCAGAACAATTGCTTAATGCGGCAGAGTTTTTCAAGACTGGCGAGGGCGCCCGTCAGATAACGGCGCATGCCGGGATCAGGCGCGTAAAACGCCCAAAGGCTCCTTCCCCCGCGATGCAGTTGAGTCCGGCTGCCGGACCTGTAACACAGACACATGAGAAAAAAGTCGATAGTTCAACCGGGGATAATCTTGGGCAGGCAGGATCGAAAGCGGTGGATTTAATCCTGGAGCCGGATAATAAGGATGAGCAGGAATTTGAAAGGTTTTAA
- a CDS encoding chemotaxis protein CheW produces the protein MDEIRQYLTFVLNGEDFALETSRVKEVLEYTTITRIPRMPDFLCGVINLRGNVVPVMDMRLKLGMLTAERTVDTCIVIVEVELDGETVTIGCLVDSVKEVLEIPAGEIEPAPKMGMRLRADFIQGMARQNEGFIIILDINRILSIDEITLMSAAGGPGIEADVAVQKIPGDVHAEMVV, from the coding sequence ATGGACGAGATCAGGCAGTATCTTACCTTTGTCTTAAACGGAGAAGATTTTGCCCTGGAGACATCGAGGGTAAAAGAGGTGCTGGAGTACACTACCATTACCCGGATACCGCGTATGCCGGATTTTCTCTGCGGCGTGATAAATTTAAGAGGCAACGTAGTCCCGGTTATGGATATGCGTTTAAAACTGGGGATGCTGACGGCAGAGCGAACCGTTGATACCTGCATTGTGATTGTGGAAGTGGAGCTTGATGGGGAGACAGTCACGATAGGATGCCTTGTGGATTCAGTCAAGGAAGTCCTGGAGATACCGGCCGGTGAGATCGAACCGGCGCCCAAGATGGGGATGCGCCTCAGGGCTGACTTTATCCAGGGCATGGCCAGGCAGAACGAAGGATTTATCATCATTCTGGATATCAACCGCATCCTTTCCATCGATGAAATAACGCTCATGTCCGCCGCCGGCGGACCGGGGATTGAGGCGGATGTAGCCGTTCAAAAGATACCCGGTGATGTCCATGCGGAGATGGTGGTTTAG
- a CDS encoding methyl-accepting chemotaxis protein, giving the protein MKVSVGPKLIGAFVFLVIALGVVSFTGIRQMEAIDGHLMNISDVIMKRAIVAKELQLHLANTGWGVMEFLTAETTAERDELAGAIKKEMAEVGEHMGELDGIASAEVKTGLAEFRNSFGAVEKIINQILTQGRGGINKEVQMLDTQLDTVIDKTIAGTEKIVAVVDREVEAAKLVSDNDVEYGRNLLMAVAGVALVVAVIINIFIILGIRSFRQTALSIGDAVENVAAGAEQLSSTAQGLSQGATEQAASIEEVSSSMEEMNASISQNADSAGQTAAMATKAAGNASEGGQAVTQAVGAMKQIAEKTSVIEEIARQTNLLALNAAIEAARAGEHGKGFAVVASEVRKLAERSQIAAQEIASLLGGSLQVAEHAGKLVEELVPAIQKTSELVQEINAASREQASGIGQVTQAIQQLDQVVQENSAASEELASTSEETSSQVLEMQRNVDMFIERLGGRKRGNKKISARKVNAANFIGLTGKLKRKPRTESGKELSVASVVDVPGRAEGGQTAARSQDATGVILDLDKQNDQNFERF; this is encoded by the coding sequence ATGAAGGTATCAGTAGGACCAAAGCTTATCGGGGCGTTTGTTTTTCTGGTAATTGCCTTGGGCGTAGTCAGTTTCACCGGCATCAGGCAGATGGAGGCCATAGACGGGCATCTGATGAACATCTCGGATGTCATCATGAAGCGCGCCATCGTAGCTAAAGAACTACAACTGCATCTTGCCAATACCGGCTGGGGGGTTATGGAGTTCCTGACCGCGGAGACCACGGCCGAGAGGGATGAATTGGCCGGTGCAATCAAGAAGGAAATGGCCGAGGTCGGCGAGCATATGGGTGAGTTGGACGGGATTGCCTCTGCCGAGGTCAAGACAGGTCTGGCAGAATTTCGTAATTCCTTTGGTGCGGTGGAAAAGATTATTAACCAGATATTGACCCAGGGCCGGGGCGGCATAAACAAAGAAGTCCAGATGCTCGATACCCAGTTGGATACGGTTATTGATAAAACCATAGCCGGTACAGAGAAGATCGTGGCCGTGGTGGACAGGGAGGTGGAGGCGGCCAAGCTGGTGTCGGATAACGACGTGGAATATGGCCGGAACTTACTGATGGCGGTAGCCGGGGTAGCCCTGGTGGTGGCCGTGATTATAAACATCTTTATCATTCTTGGCATAAGGAGCTTCAGGCAGACGGCATTGAGCATAGGGGACGCGGTAGAAAACGTGGCGGCAGGCGCGGAACAGCTTTCCTCTACGGCCCAGGGGCTTTCACAAGGGGCCACAGAACAGGCGGCAAGCATCGAGGAGGTGTCCAGCTCCATGGAGGAAATGAACGCCTCTATTTCACAGAATGCGGACAGCGCCGGCCAGACTGCGGCTATGGCTACCAAGGCGGCCGGTAACGCCAGCGAGGGCGGCCAGGCGGTGACCCAGGCGGTCGGCGCCATGAAGCAGATTGCCGAGAAGACGAGCGTAATCGAAGAGATCGCCCGCCAGACCAATCTACTGGCCCTGAATGCCGCTATCGAGGCGGCCCGGGCCGGTGAACATGGAAAGGGCTTTGCCGTGGTCGCTTCCGAGGTGAGGAAGCTGGCGGAACGGAGCCAGATTGCGGCCCAGGAGATTGCCAGCCTTTTAGGCGGCAGCCTCCAGGTGGCCGAACATGCCGGCAAGCTGGTGGAAGAGTTAGTCCCCGCTATCCAGAAGACGTCTGAACTCGTCCAGGAAATAAATGCGGCCAGCAGGGAGCAGGCCAGCGGTATCGGTCAGGTCACCCAGGCTATCCAGCAACTCGACCAAGTGGTGCAGGAAAATTCCGCCGCTTCCGAGGAATTGGCCTCCACCAGTGAAGAGACGTCCTCGCAGGTGCTTGAGATGCAGCGCAACGTGGATATGTTTATCGAGCGGCTGGGAGGGCGGAAGAGAGGCAATAAGAAGATCTCGGCGCGAAAAGTGAACGCCGCGAACTTCATCGGCCTGACCGGCAAGCTCAAGAGAAAACCCAGGACAGAATCGGGTAAAGAACTATCCGTCGCCTCAGTCGTAGATGTGCCTGGGCGTGCGGAAGGGGGCCAGACGGCCGCGAGGAGCCAGGATGCTACGGGTGTTATTCTTGATCTGGATAAGCAGAACGACCAGAATTTTGAAAGGTTTTGA